From the Actinomycetota bacterium genome, one window contains:
- a CDS encoding DUF1326 domain-containing protein: MESQPWSIHGEIIDTCNCEVLCPCTVGAPPTDGICLGNVLWSIDQGRYGAVDLTGLAVVIAVYAPGPKFDDGNWRVALYGDERATAEQRGALEAIFLGRAGGFFDEWRRLTAEVVGVKWVPIQVERVGRKRTVRIGEVLDIEGEGLTGPQEASGTQLVNPPFWKGAPFPANLGRSSRFRYQDFDLHWEASGKTCSFSEFRYEGP, from the coding sequence ATGGAAAGCCAACCATGGAGCATCCACGGCGAGATCATCGACACCTGCAACTGTGAGGTGCTCTGTCCATGTACCGTTGGGGCACCACCGACTGACGGCATATGTCTTGGGAATGTGCTCTGGTCGATCGACCAAGGACGATACGGAGCAGTGGATCTCACAGGTCTCGCCGTGGTCATAGCGGTGTACGCACCCGGTCCGAAGTTTGACGATGGAAACTGGCGGGTCGCGCTGTATGGGGACGAGCGGGCGACCGCGGAGCAGCGGGGAGCCCTCGAGGCGATCTTCCTTGGGCGGGCGGGGGGTTTCTTCGATGAATGGCGTCGGCTCACTGCTGAGGTCGTCGGGGTGAAGTGGGTGCCGATCCAGGTCGAACGCGTAGGGCGGAAGCGAACCGTGCGCATCGGAGAGGTGCTCGACATCGAAGGCGAGGGACTCACGGGTCCCCAAGAGGCATCCGGTACGCAGTTGGTGAACCCGCCGTTTTGGAAAGGGGCCCCCTTTCCGGCAAACCTCGGTCGGTCGAGCCGCTTCCGGTATCAGGACTTCGATCTGCACTGGGAAGCGTCTGGCAAGACCTGCAGCTTTTCAGAGTTCCGTTACGAAGGGCCGTAG